A stretch of Parachlamydia sp. AcF125 DNA encodes these proteins:
- the ileS gene encoding isoleucine--tRNA ligase, producing MLEPVGSESFDEREKKVLNFWEKENIFMRSIQEREEAPLFSFYDGPPFATGLPHYGHLLAGTIKDVVPRYKTMKGFCVPRRFGWDCHGLPIENEIEKSQGLSGAASIEAFGIANFNEECRKIVLRYTEEWKKTVMRMGRWVDFSNTYRTMDVSFMESVWWVFKQLYEKGLVYEGFKVMPFSAKLGTPLSNFEAGENYKEVDDPSLTVAFPLENEPNTSLLIWTTTPWTLVSNLAILAGPEIDYVKIQDHASGKYYILAQPNLPRNFKEETSYTVVQQMKGKDLIGLRYIPAFSYFADRAQTGAFRVIEEGSVSTEEGTGLVHCAPAFGEVDFYAAQRAGIEIVCPVNTNGLFTAEIPEYEGLFVKDADKDIIKRLKGEGKIFQHGTIHHRYPFCWRSDTPLIYRAMSTWFVAVEKIKDNLLASNREIHWTPSHIQFGRFGKWLEGARDWAISRNRYWGTPIPIWRAEDGELIVIGSMAELEKEAGHKITDLHRHFIDDLLLERNGKVFKRVPEVFDCWFESGSMPYAQNHYPFENRELFEGNFPADFIAEGLDQTRGWFYTLTILSTALFEQPAFKNVIVNGIILAEDGAKMSKRLRNYPDPTSVVEKFGADAVRLYMMHSAAVRGEDLCFSEKGVELVLRQILIPMWNAYSFFVTYARIYDWRPSAKEELKPEAVIDQWLLSLLNKLVLQVEEGMDAYDLSAAVEPFVKFVDQLTNWYIRRSRRRFWQEEANQDRHQAFSTLYHTLLTLAKIAAPFIPFITESIYSNLRREDMPISVHLCAYPVYQKKLRNQELEKGMEAVQTVVSLGHALRKEHKLKVRQPLAAVHLACPDEPILHFLIDQQHLIAEELNVKKVEFSSNETEWVSLKAKPNFRVLGKKVGKLMKAAQQAIDTFTQAQLAELLEGKSLAVMLEGKELWVTNEDVQVERSVHSGMIAANEGMLTVALDTILTEPLLIEGLAREVINKVNTMRREAGFAVTDRICIQLETTERVKECFVQHGAYIHGEVLALQVDFLDKVDGQEWDLNGEKTKINLIKM from the coding sequence ATGTTAGAACCCGTTGGCAGTGAATCTTTTGACGAACGAGAAAAAAAAGTTTTAAATTTTTGGGAAAAGGAAAATATTTTCATGCGTTCCATTCAGGAACGAGAGGAAGCTCCTTTATTTTCCTTTTATGATGGACCTCCCTTTGCAACGGGTTTGCCTCACTATGGACACCTGCTGGCTGGAACTATCAAAGACGTGGTACCTCGTTATAAAACCATGAAAGGATTTTGCGTGCCTCGCCGCTTTGGCTGGGATTGCCATGGCTTGCCTATTGAAAATGAGATTGAGAAAAGCCAAGGGCTATCAGGCGCTGCTTCGATCGAGGCGTTTGGAATTGCTAATTTCAATGAAGAATGTCGCAAGATTGTATTGCGCTATACCGAAGAGTGGAAAAAAACGGTTATGCGCATGGGGCGATGGGTCGATTTTTCGAATACTTATCGCACCATGGATGTCTCCTTTATGGAATCGGTGTGGTGGGTATTTAAACAGCTATATGAGAAAGGCTTAGTTTACGAAGGTTTTAAAGTCATGCCTTTTTCCGCTAAGCTGGGCACCCCTTTATCCAATTTTGAAGCAGGGGAAAATTACAAGGAAGTGGATGACCCTTCTTTAACAGTGGCTTTCCCCCTAGAAAATGAACCCAATACTTCTTTGCTTATTTGGACAACTACTCCTTGGACATTGGTCTCCAATTTAGCCATTTTAGCTGGGCCTGAAATCGATTATGTCAAAATTCAAGACCATGCCTCTGGAAAGTATTACATTTTAGCTCAGCCTAATCTTCCTCGTAATTTTAAAGAGGAAACGAGCTACACAGTTGTGCAGCAGATGAAAGGGAAAGATTTGATTGGGCTCAGGTACATACCCGCCTTTTCTTATTTTGCAGATCGAGCTCAGACTGGGGCTTTTCGAGTCATTGAAGAGGGGAGTGTTTCCACGGAAGAGGGGACAGGACTCGTGCATTGTGCCCCAGCATTTGGGGAAGTGGACTTTTATGCGGCGCAAAGGGCAGGAATCGAAATTGTGTGTCCTGTTAACACAAATGGTTTATTTACAGCAGAGATTCCCGAATATGAAGGACTTTTCGTTAAAGATGCGGATAAGGATATTATCAAACGACTAAAAGGGGAAGGAAAAATCTTTCAGCATGGCACCATTCATCACCGTTATCCTTTTTGTTGGCGCTCAGATACCCCTTTAATTTATCGCGCGATGAGCACATGGTTTGTGGCGGTGGAAAAAATTAAAGACAACCTCTTAGCCTCTAACCGTGAAATCCATTGGACTCCTAGCCATATTCAATTTGGGCGCTTTGGCAAATGGCTAGAAGGGGCTCGGGATTGGGCGATCAGTCGAAACCGCTATTGGGGAACCCCTATACCCATTTGGAGGGCAGAAGATGGGGAGTTGATTGTGATCGGCAGTATGGCAGAATTAGAAAAAGAAGCGGGGCATAAAATAACAGATTTGCATCGCCATTTTATCGACGATCTCCTTCTTGAACGCAATGGGAAGGTTTTTAAGCGTGTGCCTGAAGTTTTTGATTGCTGGTTTGAATCAGGCTCCATGCCTTACGCCCAGAATCATTACCCTTTTGAGAATCGGGAACTTTTTGAAGGCAACTTCCCTGCAGACTTTATTGCTGAAGGATTAGACCAAACAAGAGGATGGTTTTACACTCTCACCATTCTTTCGACGGCCTTGTTTGAGCAACCTGCGTTTAAAAACGTAATTGTGAACGGGATCATTCTGGCTGAAGATGGAGCTAAAATGTCAAAAAGACTCCGCAATTATCCAGATCCCACAAGTGTAGTTGAAAAGTTTGGCGCTGATGCGGTTCGCCTTTATATGATGCATAGCGCTGCTGTGCGGGGAGAGGATCTTTGTTTTTCGGAGAAAGGGGTAGAGCTTGTATTGCGTCAAATCTTAATTCCGATGTGGAATGCTTATAGCTTTTTTGTGACTTATGCTCGTATTTATGATTGGAGGCCTTCTGCAAAGGAAGAGTTAAAGCCTGAGGCAGTCATCGATCAATGGCTCTTGTCCCTTCTTAATAAATTGGTGCTCCAAGTGGAAGAGGGGATGGACGCCTATGACTTAAGTGCGGCGGTTGAACCGTTTGTCAAGTTTGTAGACCAATTGACAAACTGGTATATCCGCCGCTCAAGAAGACGTTTTTGGCAGGAAGAGGCCAATCAAGATCGGCATCAAGCTTTTTCGACACTTTATCATACGTTGCTGACCCTTGCGAAAATTGCTGCTCCTTTTATTCCCTTTATTACTGAAAGCATTTATAGCAATCTTCGCCGTGAGGATATGCCTATCTCTGTGCACTTATGTGCTTATCCTGTTTATCAAAAAAAGTTGCGCAATCAAGAACTAGAAAAAGGGATGGAAGCTGTGCAGACAGTGGTGAGTTTAGGGCATGCCTTGCGCAAAGAGCATAAGCTAAAAGTGCGCCAGCCTTTAGCAGCCGTTCACCTGGCATGTCCCGATGAGCCTATTTTGCACTTTTTAATAGACCAACAACATCTAATCGCCGAAGAGCTTAATGTTAAAAAGGTTGAATTTAGCTCGAATGAGACTGAATGGGTGAGCTTAAAAGCAAAGCCTAACTTTCGAGTTCTGGGAAAAAAAGTTGGAAAGTTGATGAAAGCTGCCCAACAAGCAATTGATACATTCACACAAGCCCAGTTAGCCGAACTTCTAGAAGGTAAAAGCTTAGCAGTGATGCTTGAAGGCAAAGAGTTATGGGTGACTAATGAAGATGTGCAAGTTGAACGTTCTGTGCATTCAGGAATGATTGCTGCAAATGAAGGGATGCTCACAGTCGCTTTAGATACTATTTTGACAGAACCTTTGCTCATAGAAGGTTTAGCGCGCGAAGTGATCAATAAAGTCAATACAATGCGGCGTGAAGCAGGTTTTGCGGTGACCGATCGCATTTGCATCCAGCTAGAAACAACGGAAAGAGTTAAAGAGTGTTTTGTACAGCATGGGGCTTATATCCATGGGGAAGTATTGGCTCTTCAGGTAGACTTTCTAGATAAAGTGGATGGGCAAGAATGGGATCTAAATGGAGAAAAAACTAAAATCAATCTCATTAAAATGTGA
- a CDS encoding M48 family metalloprotease — MNTWVNLAVAGGTWLFPAAVVGIFSCRLRFQKDLKVLPEEERHTLETKVQELAHKLKICKKLEIREISGLELGAQAMGNVIFPGRAGVIIDPYFFECLTPETQEFFVAHEISHIKHHDSLTLCLVAGVASMVTTIALSVLFPRSADLSSGKWYGGVACSGGVAAGMFTYSLASQWREKCADKTAFSVCSPEAQAAAIEFFEDCRSIYRGYRNEEGISFLSSVWRKTRIMAEGEDRLDILHPFLKDRINYLKEGV; from the coding sequence ATGAATACTTGGGTAAATTTAGCAGTGGCTGGGGGAACCTGGTTATTTCCCGCTGCGGTTGTAGGCATTTTTTCCTGCAGATTGCGTTTTCAAAAAGACCTAAAAGTTTTGCCTGAAGAAGAAAGGCATACTTTAGAAACCAAAGTTCAGGAATTGGCGCATAAATTGAAAATTTGCAAAAAATTAGAGATAAGGGAAATAAGCGGTCTAGAATTAGGGGCACAGGCAATGGGAAACGTCATTTTTCCAGGCAGAGCAGGGGTCATAATAGATCCTTATTTTTTTGAATGCTTAACTCCAGAGACGCAAGAATTTTTTGTCGCACACGAAATCTCGCATATCAAGCATCATGACTCGTTAACTCTCTGCCTAGTCGCGGGGGTGGCTAGTATGGTGACGACAATTGCTTTATCGGTGCTATTTCCTCGATCAGCCGATTTGTCATCAGGCAAGTGGTATGGGGGAGTTGCTTGCAGTGGAGGGGTTGCGGCAGGAATGTTTACTTACTCTTTAGCTTCCCAATGGAGAGAAAAGTGTGCCGATAAGACAGCCTTTTCCGTGTGTTCACCAGAAGCACAGGCGGCAGCTATAGAATTTTTTGAAGATTGCCGGAGCATTTACAGAGGATACAGGAATGAAGAAGGGATTTCCTTTCTTTCTAGCGTATGGAGAAAAACACGCATTATGGCAGAGGGAGAAGATCGATTAGATATTTTACACCCTTTTTTAAAAGATAGAATAAATTATCTAAAAGAGGGAGTTTAG